One genomic segment of Thermus neutrinimicus includes these proteins:
- the hpf gene encoding ribosome hibernation-promoting factor, HPF/YfiA family, whose amino-acid sequence MNVYKLIGRNLEITDAIRDYVERKLSRLDRYQNGELMAKVVLSLAGSNHVARKAKAEVQVDLPGGLVRVEEEDADLYAAIDRMVDRLETQLKRFKERRFIGKRHSYQGPPPPEVQDLEALRKPEEEEGPRIVRVKRFEMKPMGPEEAAFQMEALGHDFFVFRNARTDEINVIYRRKDGHYGLIEPA is encoded by the coding sequence ATGAACGTCTACAAACTCATCGGTCGCAACCTGGAGATCACCGACGCCATCCGGGACTACGTGGAGCGGAAGCTCTCCCGCCTGGACCGCTACCAGAACGGGGAGCTCATGGCCAAGGTGGTGCTTTCCTTGGCGGGCAGCAATCACGTGGCCCGCAAGGCCAAGGCCGAGGTACAGGTGGACCTCCCCGGGGGGCTCGTGAGGGTGGAGGAGGAGGACGCGGACCTTTACGCGGCCATCGACCGCATGGTGGACCGCCTGGAAACCCAGCTCAAGCGCTTCAAGGAGCGCCGCTTTATTGGCAAGCGCCACTCGTACCAGGGGCCTCCGCCCCCGGAGGTGCAGGACCTCGAGGCCCTGCGCAAGCCCGAGGAGGAGGAAGGTCCCAGGATCGTCCGGGTCAAGCGCTTTGAGATGAAGCCCATGGGCCCCGAGGAGGCGGCCTTCCAAATGGAGGCCTTGGGCCACGATTTCTTTGTGTTCCGCAACGCCAGGACCGACGAGATCAACGTCATCTACCGCCGCAAGGACGGCCACTACGGGCTTATCGAACCGGCATAG
- a CDS encoding murein hydrolase activator EnvC family protein: protein MRLSWLLLPVLLCQGLLPWALGQNVSAPQQSQLVEGTLRNLESQLNRAKALEEQSQKRIRILNQELSRLSSRVENLLKEKARLEGEITRLERERAALSRQIAQLKEEIRRTEGRIAKLEMDLESLKERLQALMRNLHREKAGRYLPLLRAQSFTDLAVRARWVGYISKRDADLVRALQATLKALREERERLSLLLADLTAKEKALGETQKALEGQKRELEATLSSLEREAQGKRALLRDALQERGRLQAELAQLQARVLAERQRLLELKRQEEERRRREAERRQAAAQRAPREASVVVPPPPLPATVGRLAFPVPGGRILVPYGQEGPFQVIQGPAPGSPVQAAAEGYVAGILYLPNLGYTVMLAHTETLSTVYTNLQEPLVQEGQRVERGQLLGYTGGGLLIRPEELEFRVAVRVSGETRFVDPSAYY from the coding sequence ATGCGCCTTAGCTGGCTTCTCCTCCCCGTGCTTTTGTGCCAAGGCCTTCTCCCATGGGCCTTGGGCCAGAACGTGTCCGCCCCCCAGCAAAGCCAGCTGGTAGAGGGCACCCTGCGCAACCTGGAAAGCCAGCTGAACCGGGCTAAGGCCCTCGAGGAGCAAAGCCAAAAGCGGATCCGGATCCTAAACCAGGAGCTCTCCCGCCTCTCCAGTCGGGTGGAGAACCTACTTAAGGAGAAGGCCCGCCTGGAGGGGGAAATCACCCGGTTGGAAAGGGAGCGCGCCGCCTTAAGCCGGCAGATCGCCCAGCTGAAAGAGGAGATACGCCGTACAGAAGGGCGCATCGCCAAGCTGGAAATGGATCTGGAAAGCCTCAAGGAACGGCTTCAGGCCCTGATGCGAAACCTGCACCGGGAAAAGGCGGGCCGCTACCTACCCCTCCTCAGGGCCCAATCCTTCACCGATCTGGCGGTGCGGGCCCGCTGGGTGGGGTACATCTCCAAGCGGGATGCGGACCTGGTTCGCGCCCTTCAGGCCACCCTGAAGGCCCTGAGGGAGGAACGGGAGCGCCTAAGCCTTCTCCTCGCCGACCTCACCGCCAAGGAAAAGGCCCTTGGGGAAACCCAAAAGGCCCTGGAGGGGCAGAAGAGGGAGCTGGAGGCTACCCTCTCCAGCCTAGAGCGGGAAGCCCAGGGCAAAAGAGCCCTCCTGCGGGACGCCCTACAGGAAAGGGGGCGCCTGCAAGCGGAGCTGGCCCAGCTCCAGGCCCGGGTCCTGGCGGAGAGGCAACGCCTCCTGGAGCTCAAGCGCCAGGAGGAGGAACGGCGAAGGCGGGAGGCCGAACGCCGCCAAGCCGCGGCCCAAAGGGCGCCCCGGGAAGCCAGCGTGGTGGTGCCCCCTCCCCCCCTGCCCGCCACCGTGGGCCGGCTGGCCTTCCCCGTACCCGGGGGCAGGATCCTGGTGCCCTATGGGCAGGAAGGACCCTTCCAGGTGATCCAGGGCCCAGCCCCGGGAAGCCCCGTGCAAGCAGCCGCCGAGGGATACGTGGCCGGTATCCTCTACCTGCCCAACCTGGGCTACACGGTGATGCTGGCGCATACGGAAACCCTTTCCACCGTCTACACCAACCTGCAGGAGCCCCTGGTGCAGGAGGGGCAAAGGGTAGAGCGGGGCCAGCTCCTCGGCTACACGGGGGGCGGCCTCCTCATCCGCCCGGAGGAGCTGGAATTCAGGGTGGCGGTACGCGTGAGCGGAGAGACCCGCTTCGTGGATCCCTCCGCCTACTACTAG